The Burkholderia sp. NRF60-BP8 genomic sequence GCCGGCGCTCACGTAGGCGACGCGGTCGGCGAAGCGGGTCGTGCATTCGTCGAAGAACTGCACGAGCGACGCGTATTGCGTGACGTCGATCTCGTGCGGGACGCCGGGCGGGTACGACGCGTACCAGATGGCATCGGTGTTCGGCGGAATCTGAGCCGAGGTGGGTGCTGCGGAAGATGACATGACGTGTCTCCGGTCTTGGCGCTCGGCGAGGGTCGGCGCGCCAGCGCCAGCCCATGCCCCGTGCTTCGCGGCCGGTCGACGCGGGCGCCTCGACGCCGCGCACGACCGCGCGTATCAATCAAATCGTGAACAGGAAGCCGCGCGTGGCCTCGCGCGCTCAGTTCGTGGAATGCAGCGGCGCCGTCTCGGCGGCGGCCGGAGCCGACTGCGGCAGCCCGAATGCTTCGCTTGCACCGGCGTCGTCGAGCACTGCCGCGAAGATCGACAGTTGTGCGCTGTCGGGCATCGGCGCCTTCAGCGCGGCGACGATCAGCGACGACAGCCGCGCGATCATCTGCACGTCGTTCATCGTGCGGCCTTGCGAGAATTCGTCGATCAGGCTTTCCGTTTCGGCGCCCGCGAGCGCGCCGGACAGCGCGCCGATCGCGAAGTGCAGCCGCCAGCCGAGCTCGGTGCGCGGCAGGTGCGGCAGCGCGCGCTGGAAGGCGTCGAAGAAGCGGCCCGCGACGCTCGCGTAGTGCGCCGTCAGGAAGTTGCGCACGAACGGCGAAGGATCGGTGTAGGCGCGGCCGATCAGCCGCAGAAACCCGGGCCCGCCGCGTTCGGGATCGCGCGATGCCTTCAGCGCCGGAATGAACATCGCGCCGAGCACGTGCTCGCAGGTGATGTGCGTGCCGAGTTGCGCATCGAAGCGGTCGAGGATGCCGAGGCGCTCCTGGTTCAACTGGTCGAGCCGGCGCGACAGCATCGCGTGGATCAGCGCTTCCTTGCTGCCGAAGTGGTAGTTGACCGCGGCGAGATTGACCGCCGCGCGCGAGGTGATCTGCCGCATCGACATCGCTTCGAAGCCGTGTTCGATGAACAGATCCTCGGCCGCATCGAGAATGCGCGCCTTCGTCCCGCCGGTCTGCCGCGTGCCGGATGACCGCGCCCCGGACGACCGTCCCGCAGATGGCCGCCCCTCCTGACTTACTGCCATGTTCCGCCTCCCATGCCGGTTGCCCGGCCGCGAACAGGTGATTTGATTATCTGATTCAAACAGTCGTTTTCATTAAGATAAAAAAACGCGGGCGGACCGGGCAAGCGCGGAATCTGGACCAATTCCTCTAGTTCGATGTGCAGGTGCGGAAAGCGCCGCACCCGCTCCCGGCGGGGCGGGGCGCGCGCGATGATGCGATGCCGCAACGTGCGGGTTCACCCGGCGGCGGTACGCGTATTGACCGATTGCGTCATGTCGATGCCGCGCCGCTCGCGGCTGAACAGGATCAGCACGGCGATCGCGACGGCGACGATGCCGGCCACCAGTGCGAGCGCGAAGCCGTAATCGTTGCCGTTCGACACGGCGAGCGACGCCTGCATCGTCGCGTTGCCCGACGCGAGCAGGTTGCCGAGCTGGTAGACGACGCCGGGGAAGGTCGCGCGGATCTCGTCGGGCGAGATCTCGTTCAGGTGAACCGGTATCACGCCCCACGCGCCCTGTACCGAGATCTGCATCAGGAACGCGCCGGCGGCGAGCGCGATCGCGCCGCTCGAGAACGCCCACAGCGGCAGCACGGGCAGCGCGATCAGCGCCGCGATGAAGATCGCGCGGCGTCGGCCGATCCGCTCCGAGATCGCGCCGAACGACAGGCCGCCGACGATCGCGCCGATGTTCAGCACGATCGTGATCCACGATACGGTATGCGGATCGAAGCGATGCTGCTCGCGCAGGAACGTCGGATAGAGATCCTGCGTGCCATGCGAGAAGAAGTTGAACGCGGTCATCAGCACGATCGCGTAGATCGTGAGTTTCCAGTTCTGCTTCAGCGTGGCGCCGAGGCTCGGGCGCGGGCGCTTCTCCATCTGTTTCCATGCCGGCGATTCGGGCACGTGCGCCCGCACGTACAGCACGAGCAGCGCGGGCAGCACGCCGACCATGAACATCCCGCGCCAGCCGATGTATTGGTAGAACACGCCGAACACGACGGATGCGAGCAGATAGCCGCTCGGATAGCCGGCCTGCAGCAGCCCCGACACGAAGCCGCGCGCGTGGGTCGGCACGGTTTCCATCGTCAGCGCGGAGCCGACGCCCCATTCGCCGCCCATCGCGATGCCGAACAGCGCGCGCAACACGAGCAGCGCGGTCAGGCTCGGCGCGAAACCCGATGCCAGTTCGAGCAGCGAATAGCACGCGATGTTGACCATCAGCGTCGGGCGGCGACCGAAGCGGTCGGCGAGGCGGCCGAAGATCAATGCGCCGAGCGGGCGCATCGCGAGCGTCAGCGTGAGCGCGAACGCGACGGCGGGAATCGTCGACGAGAATTCCGCGGCGATGTCCTTCAGCACGAAAACCATCAGGAAAAAATCGAATGCATCGAGCGTCCAGCCCAGGTAGGCGGCGATCGTGACGTTGCGTTGCTCGCGGGTCCAGCTCATGTCCGGGGTCTCCTCGTTGGCTTGCGCGCTCGCGATTTGCATGCGGATGCCGGCCCGGCGCGCGCGCGGCGCGGGGGCACTGATCGAGTGTAGGCTCGCGCGCAGCGCGATGTGGGGCGCGATAACCGCGAATCGGGAATAATCCCTACGAAATGCACTGTTTCGGAAACGGAAACGGAACCGCGCGACGCACGCGACAGGTATCTGTATCCTTTCGGAAGTATTTTTGTATCCGTTCTGTAATGCGTTCGATGCGCAACGCCACCGCATCAGGAGTCCAGATGAATGACCGTTCCGCCGACACGTTGCCCGTGCTCGAAACCGCGAGGCTGTGGCTGCGGCCGCGCGTGCTGGCCGATCTCGAGGCATGCATCGAGATGGATCGCGATCCCGAGGTCACGCGCCACATCGCGGGCCCGTGGCACGACCCCGACGAGCATCGACGCTTCGTCACGCACCGGATCACGTGCGACTATCCACCGGGCCTCGGCTACTGGTCGATCTTCGAGAAGGCCGCGCCCGACGTGTTCGTCGGCTGGATCCTGCTGATTCCCGACTATCAGGACGCATCGCGCGACGTCGAGATCGGCTGGCGGCTCGTGCGGGCGACGTGGGGGCGCGGCATCGCGAGCGAGGCCGCGGCGGCCGTCGTGCGGCATGCGTTCGACACCGTGCGCCTGCCGCGCGTGATCGCCGATATCGCGCAGGCCAATCATGGCTCGCTGAACGTGGCGCGCAAGCTCGGCATGCGGCGCGTGAGCGTCGTGCACGACGGCATTCCTTACATTCGGCATCGCCTCGAACGCAACGATTTGCGCGCGTAGTGCGACGTCGTGCGCGTGGGCAGGTGTCAGAGATCGTCAACCGGACGCACGTCGCGCTCATGAGGGATTAACGGCTTGCGCGATCAGGAGTATCGTTGCCGGAAATTCGCAACATGGGGTACGACCATGGCACTCGGCAACGACGTTCATCTCATTCCCGTCAGGCTCGACGCGCTGCGTCCGACCCAGATGACGGTCGGCTATCGCGAAGTCAAGGCGAAGCGCAAACACTGGAAGGCGCTGAACAAGCGCGCGCGCAAGGCCGCGATCGAATCGCACTGGTTCCCGGCCGTCCTCGGCCCGGACGGGCTGCACTACATCACCGATCACCACCATCTCGGCCTCGCGCTGATCGAGGAGGGCGAGGCGCGCGTGAACGCGATGCTGCTGAAGGACCTGTCGTGGCTCGACGACACGATCTTCTGGCGGATGATGGAGCACAACCAGTGGGTGCATCCGTTCGGCCCGGACGGCTCGCGGCGCGACTATGCGCATTTGCCGAAGGCGCTGACGGGGCTCGAGGACGATCCGTACCGCAGCCTCGCCGGCGAACTGCGCACGGCGGGCGGCTATGCGAAGGACGCGACGCCGTTCAGCGAATTCCTGTGGGCCGACTATCTGCGCCAGCACGTATCGCTCGACCAGATCCGCAAGAACTTCGCGAAGGCGCTCGATATCGCGCTGCGGCGCGCGCACGACCAGGACGCGCGCTATCTGCCCGGCTGGTCGGGCGTGATTGCCGTCAAACCCTGACCGGCGCCGACTGCCTCATGACGACCGCCCCGATCCGCCCCGACGCCGGCCCGCAGCGTCCGGACCATTTCGCGGCGCTCGACGCGCCGCCCGCACCGCGCATGCGGCGTGTCGGCCTCGATGCGCTGGCCGGCCTGTCGATTGCCGGCCTGCTGATTCCCGAGGCGGTCGCATATGCGGGGCTCGCCAACCTGCCGCCGCAGGCCGGCCTGATCGCGCTGCTGTCGGGGCTCGTCGTCTATGCGCTGACGGGCAGCAGCCGCTTCGCGATCGTGTCGTCGACGTCGTCGTCGGCCGCGGTGCTCGCCGCGACCGTCCTCGCCGAATCGGGAATGGCGCTGGACGCCCAGCTTGCGCTCGCGGCCGCACTCGTCGCGATGACGGGCGTGCTGTTCATCCTGGCCGGGGCCGCGCGACTCGGCGGCATGTCGGATTTCGTCGCGCGGCCCGTGTTGCGCGGCTTCACGTTCGGTCTCGCGCTGACGATCGTCATCAAGCAGCTCCCGAAGATTCTCGCGATTGCCGTGCAGCACGGCGATGCGCCGCACGTCGCGCTCGACCTGCTCGCCGGCGCGCCGCACGCGAATCTCGCGAGCGCGGTGCTCGGCGCGACGGCGCTCGCGCTGCTGTTCGTACTCGGCCGCGGCTCGCGCGTGCCCGCGACGCTCGTCGTGATCGTGCTGTCGATCGCGGCGGGTTATGCAATCGACTGGCAGCGGTACGGAATCGCGGTCGTCGGCCATATCGATTTCCGGCACTTCGAATTCGGCTTGCCGTATCTCGACCGCAACGCATGGATGCAGACGGTCGAGCTCGCATTCGCGCTGATGCTGATCCTGTATGCGGAGTCGTACGGATCGATCCGCAATTTCGCGCTGAAGCACGGCGATACCGTGTCGCCGAACCGCGACCTCGTCGCGCTCGGCTGTGCGAACCTCGTGTCGGGCCTGCTGCACGGGATGCCGGTCGGCGCCGGCTATTCGGCGACCTCGGCGAACGAGGCGGCCGGTGCGCAGTCGCGCGTGGCCGGCCTGTGTGCGGCCGCCGTGGTCGCGCTGATCGTCTGGCTGCTGCTGCCGCAGCTCGCGCGTACGCCCGAGCCCGTGCTCGCGGCGATCGTGATCTTCGCGGTCAGCCACTCGCTGCATCCGTCCGTGTTCCGGCCGTACTGGGCCTGGCATCGCGACCGGCTCGTCGTGATCGCGTCGCTGCTCGCGGTGCTCGTGCTCGGCGTGCTGCACGGGCTGCTCGCGGCCATCGGCGTGAGCCTGCTGCTGACGCTGCGCAAGCTGTCCGAACCGAACGTCAGCGTGCTCGGCCGGCTGCGCGACAGCCACGATTTCGTCGACGTCGCGAGCCATGCCGACGCGAAGCCGGTGCCGGGCGTGCTGATCGTGCGGCCCGAGGCGCAGTTGTTCTTCGCGAATGCGGATCGGATGCTCAATCGCGTGCGTGCGCTGATGAAGGCCGCGCCGGACACACGGACCGTGATGTTGAGTCTCGAGGAAACGCCGGATGTCGACGGCACGACGATCGAATCGTTGCGCACGTTCGCGGCCGAATGCGCGGCGCGCGGGCTGCGGCTCGCGCTCGTCCGGCTCAAGGTGCACGCGCTGCATGCGCTGCGCCGCGCGGCGGACGACACGCTGCACGACGTTGCGATGTCGGAACTGAGCGTCGACGAGAGCCTGCAACTGTTGCAGGCCGGCAGTCCGCCGAACGGCAACGACGGCAACGACGGCACGCCCGCCGCGTGACGGCGCGGCGCGTCGGCGCCGTCTATCGCGAAAGCGCGGCGCCGGCGGCGGTGCGCTCGATCATGTCGGCCACTTCCGCGGCCGTCGGCGCATAGGCGCCCGCATGCGCACAGGCGACGGCCGCGCACGCGGCCGCGTAGCGCAGATGCTCGGCGGCCGACGCTTCGGGCCGTGCGAGCTGGCTCGCGAGCCAGCCGCCGATGCTCGCGTCGCCGCAGCCGACCGTGTCGGCAACTTCGGTCGGGAACGCGGGCTGGAACAGCACGGTATCGCGATGCAGCAGTTGCATGCCGGCTGCGCCGCGCGTGACGAGCATCGTCGCGTCGGGCGCCCACGCGCGCAGTTGCGCGAGCGCGGCCGCTTCGTCGAGTTCCGGAAACAGCCCGCGCAGATCCTCGTCGGATACCTTGATCCAGTCGGCGAGCGCGGTCAGCCGGCGTAGCGTGTCGCGATACGACGGCGCGGCCATCGGCGCGCGGAAGTTCGGGTCGAACGAGATTCGCTTGCCGGCCGCGCGCGCGGCCTGCGCGAGCGCGATCAGGCGCGACGCGAGCGGCTCGCGCACGACGCCGAGCGAGCCGACGTGCACGATGTCGGCCGCGTCGAAGGCGCCGGCGGGCAAGTCGTCCGGATCGAACGCGAGATCGGCGCTGTTTTCGCCGATGAAGAAATAGTGGGGCGGCTGCTTCGATACGACCATCGCGAGCAGCGGTGCGCGGTCGACCTGCCGGATGAAACGCATGTCGAGCCCGGCGTCGGCGCTCTTGCGCATCAGTTCGTCGCCGAAGATGTCGCGGCTCACCGTGCCGGCGAAGGCCGTCGGCGCGCCGAGTCGCGACGCGACGCGCGCGACGTTCCAGCACGAGCCGCCGGCGATGCTGTGCCAGTGCCGTGCGTCGTCGCGGATGAAATCGGTCAGCGCTTCGCCGAAAACGATCAGGCGGGGAAACATCATCGTCATGTTGAAACCTCGTGCCGCGGCGTCGCGTGCGGCCGTACGGTAGTTGATCTGAATCCGAACGGGCGGGCCGTGCCGGCCGTCGCGCGCGGCGACGCGGCACGGCACCGCCCGGCCTCGCGGGCGGTCGCCGCGATCAGCGCGGGGAACTCCAGCCCTTGTAGGTCTTCACGTTGTCGCGCGTGACGAGCGTCGGCTCGATCAGGATCATCGGGTTGGCCGGCTTCTGGCCGTTCATGATCCCGTAGCCGACGTTGACGGCCTGCTGCGCCATCGCCCACGGATCCTGGCTCGACGACGCCTGCACGAGCGTGTTCGACTTCAGCGCCGCCTCGATGTCGGGCGCGCCGTCGACCGACGTGATCACGATGTTCGGGCGGTTCAGCTGTTTCGCCGCGAGATCGCTGCCGATCGCCTGCGGGTCGTTGATCGTGAACACGCCGTCGAGCTTCGGAAAGCGCGTCAGATAGCCCTGCATCGCGTTCATCCCGCCTTCGCGCGAGCCCTTGCCGTCCTGGTCGCTCGACAGCAGCTTGATGCCAGGATTCTTCGCGAGCACGGCCTTGCAGCCGTTCACGCGGTCGATCACGGCCGACACCTGCGGGCCGTTCTCGATGATCACGTTGCCCTTGCCGTTCAGCTTCTTCGCGAGGTAGTCGCACGCGAGTTCGCCGGCCTTCACGTTGTTGGTCTGCACGGTCGCGTTCGCGCCGGCCGCCGCGACGTCCACCGCGACGACCGTGATGCCGGCTGCCTGCGCCTTCTTCACCGCCGGCTCGATCGCCTTCGGGTCGGTGGCGTTCAGCAGGATCATGTCGACGTGCGCGGAGATGAAGTTGTCGATCTGCGTGAACTGCTTGTTCAGGTCGTAGTCGGCCGAGACGGCGGTGACTTTCGCATTCGGATTGAGCTGCTTCGCGCGTGCCTCGGCGCCCTTGACGATCGTGACGAAGTACGGGTTGCCGAGCGACCCGACCGTGACGCCGATCGATTTCAGCGGCTTGTCGGCGGCATGGGCGGCGGCGGTGCCGAATGCGAGTGCGCAGGCGACGGCGGTCAGGGCGGCTTGGTTCTTGAACATGTCGTTGTGTCTCCGGAAGGTCCGTTGGCTAACTGGCGCAGGAGGACCTGCCTGCGCCTCGATGGTTGAACGTGGAGCGGTACGGCGCGGATACGGTCAGGTACGGGCCGAGTCGCGCTGGCGGTAGCGGTCGAGCGCGACCGCGCCGATGATCACGAGCCCCTTGATGATGTATTGCCAGATGTCGGATACGCCGAGCAGCACGAGGCCGTTGGTCAGCACCGCGATGATCAGCGCGCCGATCAGCGTGCCGACGATCGAACCGACGCCGCCGACGAAGCTCGTGCCGCCGAGGATCACCGCGGCGATCGCGTCGAGCTCGTACGACTGGCCGAGCTGCAAGCCGTTGGCCGCATACAGGCGCGCGGCCGACATCACCGCGCCGAGGCCCGCGAGCAGGCCCGACGCCGCATACACGAACATCTGGATCGCCCGCACGTTGATGCCGGACAGGCGCGCGGCTTCCGGGTTGCCGCCGACCGAGTAGATCCGCATCCCGAGCACCGTGCGGCGCAGGATGAACCACGAGATCGCGATCACCGCGCATGCGATCACGACGAGCCACGGCACGCCGAGGATCGAACCGTTGCCGATGAACGCGAACGGCAGTTGCGGATTGAACACCGTCGTGTCGTTGCCGATCAGGCGCGCGACGCCGCGCACGGCCGTCATCGCGCCGAGCGTGACGATGAACGGCGGCAGGCGCAGGAACGAGATCAGCCCGCCGTTGATCGCGCCGAACACGAGACCGACGGCGAGCGCGAACGGCACGCCGAGCCAGCCCCAGCCGGGAATGGTCGACGCGAGCAGCGCCGCGACGGCCGCGGCGGCGAGCACCGAGCCGACCGACAGGTCGATGCCGCCCGTCAGGATCACGAAGGTCATGCCGGCGGCGAGCACGATGTTGATCGACGCCTGCTGCGTGACGATCGACAGGTTCTGCAGCGTGAAGAAGCCGTCGGTCAGGAAGCCGAAGCCGACGCACAGGACCAGCAGCACCGGCAGCATGCCGGCCGTGCGGATCAGCGATTGCATGCGGGCGCGATGATCGGCGCCGCGCATCAGGGGCGTGCGGTTGGCGACCGGATGGGCGGTCGCGGAAGCGAGGTTCCGCTGCTTGGTCGGGTTGATCATTTCGGTACCTTGAAAGAAGAGGGAAATGAAGGGGCCGTGGTCAATGCGCGTCGGCCAGCTCGGCCTGCGAGCCGGTGGCGAGCGCGATGATCGCTTCCTGCGTGATCGGCGTATGCGTGTGGCCGCCGAGTTCGCCCGCGATCTCGCCTTCGCGCATCACGAGCACGCGGTCGGCGACGCCGATGATTTCCGGCAGTTCGCTCGAAATCACGATCACGCCTACGCCGGCACGGGCCAGTTCGTTGATGATCCGGTAGATCTCGGATTTCGCGCCGATGTCGACGCCGCGCGTCGGCTCGTCGAGGATCAGCACGCGCGGCTTCGTTTCGAGCAGGCGCGACAGCAGCACTTTCTGCTGGTTGCCGCCCGACAGCGCGCCGACGTTGACGTTCGCGTGCGGTACGCGGATCGACAGCGATGCGATCGCGTCGCGTGCGCGTTCGGCGCCGCGGGCGAGATCGAGCGCGCCGAGCCGGGCATCGCGGCTGCACACCGAGATGTTGATATTGTCGCGCACGCTCATGTCGAGGAACAGGCCCTGGCGCTTGCGGTCCTCGGTCAGGTAGACGAGGCCCGCGTCGATCGCGTCGCGCGGCGAGTGCGCGCCGAACGTGCGCTCGCCGAGCTTCACGTCGCCGCGCACGCGCGGCTCGGCGCCGAAGATCAGCCGCGCGAGCTCGGTGCGGCCCGCGCCGACGAGGCCCGCGATGCCGAGCACCTCGCCCGCATGCAGGTCGAGGCTGCAGCCGCGCACGCGCGCGCCGTCGGCGACGTCGCGGACCGACAGCAGCAGGTGGCCGGGGTCGTACGGCGCGTGTTCCTTCTTGTAGAACCCGGAGATGTCGCGGCCGACCATCATCGCGACGAGCCGCTCGGCCGACAGCGCCGCGCGCTCCAGCGTGCCGACGTACGCGCCGTCGCGCAGCACCGACACGCGGTCGGACAGTTCGTAGATCTCCGCCATCCGGTGGCTGATGTAGATGATCGCGAGGCCTTCCTCGCGCAGCTGGCGGATCAGACGGAACAGGTGTTCGGTTTCGCGCGACGACAACGGCGTGGTCGGCTCGTCCATCACGAGGATGCGGGCGCGGGTGTGCACGGCGCGCGCGATTTCGACGAGCTGCTGTTCGGCGATCGACAGCGTGTCGACGAGCGTGTCCGGTCCGAACGGGGCGCCCAGGCGTGCGAGCACGTCCTGGCAGCCGCGCGCCATCGCCGCGCGGTCGATGGTGCCCCAGCGCCGGTTGCCGCGGCGCAGTTCGCGGCCGACGTAGATGTTTTCCGCGACGGTCAGGTTCGGCGACAGGC encodes the following:
- a CDS encoding ABC transporter permease subunit — translated: MINPTKQRNLASATAHPVANRTPLMRGADHRARMQSLIRTAGMLPVLLVLCVGFGFLTDGFFTLQNLSIVTQQASINIVLAAGMTFVILTGGIDLSVGSVLAAAAVAALLASTIPGWGWLGVPFALAVGLVFGAINGGLISFLRLPPFIVTLGAMTAVRGVARLIGNDTTVFNPQLPFAFIGNGSILGVPWLVVIACAVIAISWFILRRTVLGMRIYSVGGNPEAARLSGINVRAIQMFVYAASGLLAGLGAVMSAARLYAANGLQLGQSYELDAIAAVILGGTSFVGGVGSIVGTLIGALIIAVLTNGLVLLGVSDIWQYIIKGLVIIGAVALDRYRQRDSART
- a CDS encoding carbohydrate kinase family protein — encoded protein: MTMMFPRLIVFGEALTDFIRDDARHWHSIAGGSCWNVARVASRLGAPTAFAGTVSRDIFGDELMRKSADAGLDMRFIRQVDRAPLLAMVVSKQPPHYFFIGENSADLAFDPDDLPAGAFDAADIVHVGSLGVVREPLASRLIALAQAARAAGKRISFDPNFRAPMAAPSYRDTLRRLTALADWIKVSDEDLRGLFPELDEAAALAQLRAWAPDATMLVTRGAAGMQLLHRDTVLFQPAFPTEVADTVGCGDASIGGWLASQLARPEASAAEHLRYAAACAAVACAHAGAYAPTAAEVADMIERTAAGAALSR
- a CDS encoding MFS transporter is translated as MSWTREQRNVTIAAYLGWTLDAFDFFLMVFVLKDIAAEFSSTIPAVAFALTLTLAMRPLGALIFGRLADRFGRRPTLMVNIACYSLLELASGFAPSLTALLVLRALFGIAMGGEWGVGSALTMETVPTHARGFVSGLLQAGYPSGYLLASVVFGVFYQYIGWRGMFMVGVLPALLVLYVRAHVPESPAWKQMEKRPRPSLGATLKQNWKLTIYAIVLMTAFNFFSHGTQDLYPTFLREQHRFDPHTVSWITIVLNIGAIVGGLSFGAISERIGRRRAIFIAALIALPVLPLWAFSSGAIALAAGAFLMQISVQGAWGVIPVHLNEISPDEIRATFPGVVYQLGNLLASGNATMQASLAVSNGNDYGFALALVAGIVAVAIAVLILFSRERRGIDMTQSVNTRTAAG
- a CDS encoding ParB-like protein, whose translation is MALGNDVHLIPVRLDALRPTQMTVGYREVKAKRKHWKALNKRARKAAIESHWFPAVLGPDGLHYITDHHHLGLALIEEGEARVNAMLLKDLSWLDDTIFWRMMEHNQWVHPFGPDGSRRDYAHLPKALTGLEDDPYRSLAGELRTAGGYAKDATPFSEFLWADYLRQHVSLDQIRKNFAKALDIALRRAHDQDARYLPGWSGVIAVKP
- a CDS encoding TetR/AcrR family transcriptional regulator, whose amino-acid sequence is MAVSQEGRPSAGRSSGARSSGTRQTGGTKARILDAAEDLFIEHGFEAMSMRQITSRAAVNLAAVNYHFGSKEALIHAMLSRRLDQLNQERLGILDRFDAQLGTHITCEHVLGAMFIPALKASRDPERGGPGFLRLIGRAYTDPSPFVRNFLTAHYASVAGRFFDAFQRALPHLPRTELGWRLHFAIGALSGALAGAETESLIDEFSQGRTMNDVQMIARLSSLIVAALKAPMPDSAQLSIFAAVLDDAGASEAFGLPQSAPAAAETAPLHSTN
- a CDS encoding SulP family inorganic anion transporter, translated to MTTAPIRPDAGPQRPDHFAALDAPPAPRMRRVGLDALAGLSIAGLLIPEAVAYAGLANLPPQAGLIALLSGLVVYALTGSSRFAIVSSTSSSAAVLAATVLAESGMALDAQLALAAALVAMTGVLFILAGAARLGGMSDFVARPVLRGFTFGLALTIVIKQLPKILAIAVQHGDAPHVALDLLAGAPHANLASAVLGATALALLFVLGRGSRVPATLVVIVLSIAAGYAIDWQRYGIAVVGHIDFRHFEFGLPYLDRNAWMQTVELAFALMLILYAESYGSIRNFALKHGDTVSPNRDLVALGCANLVSGLLHGMPVGAGYSATSANEAAGAQSRVAGLCAAAVVALIVWLLLPQLARTPEPVLAAIVIFAVSHSLHPSVFRPYWAWHRDRLVVIASLLAVLVLGVLHGLLAAIGVSLLLTLRKLSEPNVSVLGRLRDSHDFVDVASHADAKPVPGVLIVRPEAQLFFANADRMLNRVRALMKAAPDTRTVMLSLEETPDVDGTTIESLRTFAAECAARGLRLALVRLKVHALHALRRAADDTLHDVAMSELSVDESLQLLQAGSPPNGNDGNDGTPAA
- a CDS encoding GNAT family N-acetyltransferase, yielding MNDRSADTLPVLETARLWLRPRVLADLEACIEMDRDPEVTRHIAGPWHDPDEHRRFVTHRITCDYPPGLGYWSIFEKAAPDVFVGWILLIPDYQDASRDVEIGWRLVRATWGRGIASEAAAAVVRHAFDTVRLPRVIADIAQANHGSLNVARKLGMRRVSVVHDGIPYIRHRLERNDLRA
- a CDS encoding ABC transporter substrate-binding protein translates to MFKNQAALTAVACALAFGTAAAHAADKPLKSIGVTVGSLGNPYFVTIVKGAEARAKQLNPNAKVTAVSADYDLNKQFTQIDNFISAHVDMILLNATDPKAIEPAVKKAQAAGITVVAVDVAAAGANATVQTNNVKAGELACDYLAKKLNGKGNVIIENGPQVSAVIDRVNGCKAVLAKNPGIKLLSSDQDGKGSREGGMNAMQGYLTRFPKLDGVFTINDPQAIGSDLAAKQLNRPNIVITSVDGAPDIEAALKSNTLVQASSSQDPWAMAQQAVNVGYGIMNGQKPANPMILIEPTLVTRDNVKTYKGWSSPR
- a CDS encoding sugar ABC transporter ATP-binding protein, with product MSRSESPRPLLEMRGISKTFPAVRALDNVSLTVYPGEIHSLMGENGAGKSTLMKILSGAYRADAGGEILIDGQRIDIDGPLAARDAGVAVIYQELCLSPNLTVAENIYVGRELRRGNRRWGTIDRAAMARGCQDVLARLGAPFGPDTLVDTLSIAEQQLVEIARAVHTRARILVMDEPTTPLSSRETEHLFRLIRQLREEGLAIIYISHRMAEIYELSDRVSVLRDGAYVGTLERAALSAERLVAMMVGRDISGFYKKEHAPYDPGHLLLSVRDVADGARVRGCSLDLHAGEVLGIAGLVGAGRTELARLIFGAEPRVRGDVKLGERTFGAHSPRDAIDAGLVYLTEDRKRQGLFLDMSVRDNINISVCSRDARLGALDLARGAERARDAIASLSIRVPHANVNVGALSGGNQQKVLLSRLLETKPRVLILDEPTRGVDIGAKSEIYRIINELARAGVGVIVISSELPEIIGVADRVLVMREGEIAGELGGHTHTPITQEAIIALATGSQAELADAH